The Bacillota bacterium genome has a segment encoding these proteins:
- a CDS encoding type II toxin-antitoxin system VapC family toxin, producing MGVVCVDASLVVKWIVDEEESELALEILESWLSGGVTIISPTLLIYEVPSVLRKLTVKGKLTPVRAWEGFQYLGAIGIQIESSARLLLKAWEISMQFRMPTIYDAAYVALAEIKGCPLYTCDRRLIRAVHGRLPWVKGLTDQV from the coding sequence ATGGGCGTCGTCTGCGTGGATGCAAGTCTCGTCGTAAAGTGGATCGTTGACGAGGAAGAATCCGAGTTGGCTCTTGAGATCTTAGAATCCTGGCTTTCAGGCGGAGTGACGATTATTTCCCCAACCCTCCTTATATATGAGGTTCCGTCTGTACTCCGGAAGCTGACGGTAAAGGGAAAGCTGACGCCGGTACGTGCATGGGAGGGCTTCCAGTACTTAGGTGCTATAGGTATTCAAATTGAATCATCTGCCCGACTTCTTTTGAAGGCGTGGGAGATTTCCATGCAATTTCGCATGCCCACGATCTATGACGCAGCATATGTAGCCCTTGCAGAGATTAAGGGCTGTCCCCTTTACACATGCGATCGAAGACTGATCCGCGCCGTGCACGGGAGACTACCTTGGGTTAAGGGCCTTACTGACCAGGTTTAA